A genome region from Xylanivirga thermophila includes the following:
- a CDS encoding 4Fe-4S binding protein, with protein sequence MIDFCGIELKNPIVIASSPLTSKIEWLIEAEKHGAAAVSTKLAFIKQPFYGKLRMHTYRNNSSIICYDRRKDMEESLRLIEQGKKMTSLKLFANITHDGYDLDGWAFLAKKHEEAGADFIEANMVCPNVGLSTKNIKGSNALSETEQGGAVTGQNPERIESIVKVLKETVNIPVIVKLTPNVSDIGVTAMAAQRGGADAVCLAGAQSALPLVDIYDGGRPKYHLLNGVSHGSLGGPSTKLMCFSLVANMAKKIDIPIIGGGGLETADDCLMMMMWGARLITECTSIMWYGWDLVSKQVKGMEIYMEKMGYTSYDDIIGMSLKYLRSSSELEALDGWPVVDRDKCIGCGKCTKPGHCDAIELIDKKAVVHPKRCLGCGICISVCPTGAISMHIENSQK encoded by the coding sequence ATGATAGATTTTTGTGGTATAGAGTTAAAAAATCCTATAGTAATTGCATCTAGTCCATTAACCAGCAAAATAGAATGGCTGATTGAAGCTGAGAAACATGGTGCAGCAGCGGTTAGTACAAAGCTGGCATTTATCAAACAACCGTTCTACGGAAAACTGAGGATGCATACCTATCGCAATAATAGCAGTATTATTTGTTATGACAGACGCAAGGATATGGAGGAGAGTTTAAGACTTATAGAACAAGGGAAAAAAATGACCAGTCTTAAGCTGTTTGCAAATATAACACATGACGGGTACGACCTTGATGGTTGGGCTTTTTTGGCTAAAAAGCACGAAGAAGCAGGAGCTGATTTCATAGAAGCAAATATGGTATGTCCCAATGTTGGGCTATCTACAAAAAACATAAAGGGTTCTAATGCCTTAAGTGAGACAGAGCAGGGTGGAGCAGTTACTGGACAGAACCCTGAGCGTATTGAGAGTATTGTAAAGGTGCTTAAAGAAACTGTAAATATACCTGTGATAGTAAAACTCACTCCCAATGTGTCAGATATTGGTGTTACTGCCATGGCAGCTCAACGGGGGGGAGCAGATGCAGTATGTTTGGCGGGAGCTCAGTCTGCTCTACCTTTAGTAGATATATATGACGGTGGGAGGCCTAAATATCATCTGCTAAACGGGGTGTCACATGGGAGCTTAGGTGGCCCTTCTACCAAACTTATGTGTTTTTCTTTAGTAGCTAATATGGCTAAGAAGATAGATATCCCCATAATAGGAGGAGGAGGGCTGGAGACAGCAGATGATTGTCTGATGATGATGATGTGGGGAGCTCGGTTGATAACCGAGTGCACGTCTATAATGTGGTACGGTTGGGATTTGGTATCTAAACAGGTAAAAGGTATGGAAATATATATGGAGAAGATGGGATATACGAGCTATGACGATATAATAGGCATGTCGCTTAAATATCTTCGTTCATCTAGCGAACTTGAGGCTTTAGATGGCTGGCCGGTTGTTGACAGGGATAAATGCATAGGATGTGGTAAATGCACAAAACCGGGACATTGTGATGCTATAGAACTTATAGATAAAAAAGCGGTTGTGCATCCTAAACGCTGTCTAGGCTGTGGAATATGCATATCCGTATGCCCTACAGGTGCTATCTCCATGCATATAGAAAATAGTCAAAAATAA
- a CDS encoding Gfo/Idh/MocA family protein codes for MSKKYNFAIIGCGVIANTHGNVINAIERANLYAVCDIIKDKADEFAKKYNADNVYYDYMEMLQDPNIDIVCICTPSGMHGEMAVNVANAGKHIVCEKPIEITTEKIKPIIEAVKRNNIKFQSIFQRRTMPAAIATKKLIEEGKLGKIVMANAYLKYYRDQAYYDSAGWRGTWELDGGGALMNQGVHGIDLLQWMVGQKVTSIFGRADHLSRNIEVEDTAVALLQFEGGGYGVIEGATTCYPGLDTTFAIHGEKGTIIFSDSGIERWDFIDEDIPRPDAGEKIGGATGATHISSGGHYILLNDLIDAIENDRQPMIPPEEGKVAVEIINSIYRSEREKKEVYL; via the coding sequence ATGAGTAAGAAATATAATTTTGCTATTATTGGATGTGGAGTTATTGCAAATACGCATGGAAATGTTATAAATGCCATTGAAAGGGCTAATTTATACGCAGTATGCGATATAATTAAAGATAAGGCAGATGAATTTGCAAAAAAATATAATGCGGATAATGTGTATTATGACTATATGGAAATGCTTCAGGATCCTAATATAGACATAGTCTGCATATGTACACCTAGCGGCATGCATGGCGAAATGGCAGTAAATGTGGCCAATGCAGGAAAGCATATTGTATGTGAAAAGCCAATAGAGATTACTACTGAAAAAATAAAACCAATTATTGAAGCAGTAAAGAGAAACAACATAAAATTTCAGTCTATATTCCAGAGACGTACCATGCCGGCAGCTATTGCTACTAAAAAGCTAATAGAAGAGGGCAAGTTAGGTAAAATTGTAATGGCTAATGCATACCTTAAATATTATAGGGATCAGGCATATTATGATAGTGCAGGCTGGAGAGGTACATGGGAGCTTGACGGTGGTGGAGCCCTTATGAACCAAGGGGTACATGGCATAGATCTGCTTCAATGGATGGTGGGTCAAAAGGTAACCTCAATATTCGGAAGAGCTGATCACTTGTCTAGAAATATAGAGGTAGAGGATACCGCAGTGGCTCTTTTACAATTTGAAGGTGGAGGATATGGGGTTATAGAAGGGGCAACCACTTGTTATCCCGGATTGGATACTACATTTGCGATACATGGAGAAAAGGGTACTATTATATTTTCCGATAGTGGTATAGAAAGATGGGATTTTATTGATGAAGATATTCCAAGGCCCGATGCTGGTGAAAAGATAGGCGGTGCTACAGGGGCTACACATATTTCAAGTGGTGGACACTATATATTATTAAATGACTTGATAGATGCAATAGAAAATGACAGGCAGCCTATGATTCCACCGGAAGAAGGTAAAGTGGCAGTAGAGATAATAAACTCTATATATAGATCGGAACGGGAGAAAAAAGAGGTATACCTATGA
- a CDS encoding phosphoglycerate dehydrogenase, with the protein MSKKKILVTPKSFSKARDKAYELLKDIDAEIMENNTGRTYTEEEMENLCKDVDGVIVGIDPMNERVLRSARHLKAISKYGAGLDNIDLNTAQEMGIKVDRAVATNATSVAELAVGFMFTMSRYIVPSAICVKQGGWDRSIGRELTDKTVGIVGLGAIGREVARMTQGLGMKILAYDPYFNDKRTIEKYDISMVDLEELFKKSDFITLHSPLTDETENMINKETLSMMKHTAYLINTSRGGLINEEDLYNALVVGTIAGAAQDVFSKEPAGNHKLLSLDNFILTPHIGAFTKEATERMVVQSTKNLINMLE; encoded by the coding sequence ATGTCAAAGAAAAAAATACTTGTAACTCCAAAGTCATTTTCTAAGGCCAGAGACAAGGCTTATGAGCTTTTAAAGGATATAGATGCGGAAATAATGGAAAACAATACTGGGCGTACCTATACTGAGGAAGAAATGGAGAATTTATGTAAAGATGTAGACGGGGTTATCGTTGGAATAGATCCTATGAATGAGAGAGTACTCAGAAGTGCAAGGCACTTAAAGGCCATTTCCAAGTATGGGGCAGGTCTAGACAATATAGATTTAAATACAGCTCAAGAGATGGGGATAAAGGTGGATAGGGCAGTGGCTACAAATGCCACTTCAGTAGCTGAGTTGGCAGTAGGATTTATGTTTACCATGTCAAGATACATAGTACCATCAGCAATATGTGTAAAACAAGGTGGTTGGGATAGGAGCATAGGGCGGGAACTTACTGATAAGACTGTAGGCATAGTAGGATTAGGGGCTATAGGGCGGGAGGTTGCCCGTATGACCCAAGGTTTAGGCATGAAAATACTTGCCTATGATCCATATTTTAATGACAAGCGGACAATAGAGAAATATGATATATCGATGGTAGACCTGGAAGAACTGTTTAAAAAGTCCGATTTTATAACACTACATTCTCCTTTAACCGATGAAACGGAGAATATGATTAATAAGGAAACCCTATCTATGATGAAGCATACTGCATATTTAATCAATACCTCTAGGGGAGGTTTGATAAATGAAGAGGATCTTTATAATGCTTTAGTAGTGGGGACTATTGCAGGAGCAGCTCAAGATGTCTTTTCCAAAGAGCCTGCAGGCAATCATAAATTACTAAGTTTGGATAATTTTATATTAACGCCACATATAGGCGCTTTTACAAAAGAAGCGACTGAAAGAATGGTGGTACAGTCTACTAAAAATCTCATAAATATGCTAGAATAG
- the abc-f gene encoding ribosomal protection-like ABC-F family protein, giving the protein MVILSCSKVCKYFGIDVILEDINFSINEGQKLGIVGPNGAGKSTLFKLITGEFTTDGGEIFFSSNLSIGYLPQNASVDSNNTIWQELLKVYAPVLDMEKRLRELEHQMQDGHPAIMEEYANLYEKFEDAGGYSYESSIKGVLIGLGFNPGQYEQPIYQLSGGQKTRVALAKLLLLNPELLLLDEPTNHLDLDAMQWLEEYLKGYRGTVMLISHDRYFLDNICDSILEIENRKAQLYEGNYSEYKQKKDMLTNNQLKQYNLQQKEIKRQQAIIEKYRSFNREKSIRAAESRQKMLDKMELIEKPYKSQDTRISFDILKSTGNEVLIAKDLSMQFGQNILFKNLSFQLNKGDRVAILGPNGIGKTTLLKIVLGRLNPSSGSIKLGSNVTIGYYDQEQTSLNLENTVIQEVWEAAPNMTETEIRSALAAFLIRGDDVFKNISALSGGERGRVLLTKLALKKDNFLILDEPTNHLDLECKEVLEKALAEYPGTILVVSHDRYFLNKIIDRIIVMSNDGFEECPGNYEYYIGKKKEEALLESQKEQKKNETRTAQKQAQKQDREKRRKKALIKEQISELEKHIDELENKIADIEQILCQPELYDNPEKMLEINQEYSGLKSQLDDTYEKWLEISEG; this is encoded by the coding sequence ATGGTAATACTATCATGTAGTAAAGTATGTAAATATTTTGGCATTGATGTTATATTAGAGGATATAAATTTTTCTATAAATGAAGGACAAAAACTTGGTATAGTAGGTCCAAATGGGGCAGGCAAGTCTACCTTGTTTAAGCTTATAACGGGAGAATTCACTACCGATGGTGGCGAGATATTTTTCTCTAGTAATTTATCAATAGGATATCTACCCCAAAATGCATCGGTAGATTCCAATAATACTATATGGCAAGAGCTTTTGAAGGTATATGCCCCTGTTCTAGATATGGAAAAAAGACTTCGGGAATTAGAACATCAGATGCAAGATGGCCACCCTGCAATAATGGAAGAATACGCAAACCTTTATGAAAAGTTTGAAGATGCAGGCGGATATAGTTATGAAAGCAGTATAAAAGGAGTGCTTATCGGTCTTGGTTTTAATCCTGGGCAATATGAACAACCTATATATCAGTTAAGTGGCGGACAAAAAACTAGAGTAGCCCTTGCAAAGCTACTGCTCCTAAACCCAGAATTGCTTCTCCTTGATGAACCTACCAATCATCTGGATCTAGATGCCATGCAATGGCTGGAGGAATATTTAAAGGGTTATAGAGGAACTGTTATGTTAATATCCCATGATAGATATTTTCTAGATAATATCTGCGACAGCATTTTGGAAATAGAGAATAGAAAAGCCCAGCTATATGAGGGGAATTACTCTGAATATAAGCAAAAAAAGGATATGCTTACGAATAACCAATTAAAGCAATATAATCTTCAGCAAAAGGAGATAAAGCGACAACAGGCTATAATAGAAAAATATAGGTCATTTAACAGGGAGAAAAGTATCCGTGCTGCTGAGAGTAGACAAAAAATGCTGGACAAGATGGAGCTGATAGAAAAGCCCTATAAAAGTCAGGACACGCGCATATCGTTCGATATACTAAAGAGCACCGGAAATGAGGTACTGATAGCCAAAGATCTATCTATGCAATTTGGACAAAACATACTGTTTAAAAACCTATCGTTTCAGCTTAATAAGGGTGATAGAGTGGCTATATTGGGGCCTAATGGCATAGGAAAAACTACACTCCTTAAAATAGTGCTAGGAAGGCTCAATCCATCCTCAGGCAGTATAAAACTCGGTTCTAATGTGACCATAGGATATTATGATCAAGAGCAGACCAGCCTGAATCTTGAAAATACCGTAATACAAGAAGTATGGGAAGCTGCCCCTAACATGACTGAAACTGAGATAAGGAGTGCACTGGCGGCATTTTTGATCCGAGGGGACGATGTATTTAAAAATATATCCGCTTTAAGCGGTGGTGAACGAGGACGGGTACTCCTTACTAAACTAGCCTTAAAAAAAGATAACTTTCTAATATTGGATGAACCCACAAATCATCTAGATTTAGAATGTAAGGAAGTGCTTGAAAAGGCCCTGGCTGAATATCCTGGTACCATACTCGTAGTATCTCACGATAGATACTTCTTAAATAAGATCATAGATAGAATAATCGTAATGTCGAATGATGGCTTCGAAGAATGTCCTGGCAACTATGAGTATTATATAGGTAAGAAAAAAGAAGAAGCCCTCTTGGAATCACAAAAAGAGCAGAAAAAAAATGAGACTAGAACAGCACAAAAGCAAGCCCAAAAACAGGATAGGGAAAAAAGACGCAAAAAAGCCCTTATAAAGGAACAAATAAGTGAACTGGAAAAACACATAGATGAACTAGAAAATAAAATAGCTGACATAGAACAAATTCTGTGCCAGCCTGAACTATATGATAATCCGGAAAAAATGCTTGAAATAAACCAAGAATATAGTGGTTTAAAATCCCAACTAGACGACACCTATGAAAAGTGGTTGGAAATATCAGAGGGGTAG
- a CDS encoding Gfo/Idh/MocA family protein: MDKKVKVLIIGAAFSADLHMDGYDRCRDIAEVVAICDKDLSKAKALANRYGLKDYEAYDDYEKAIDHVECDVVDICLPNFLHHDVALKAFSKGCHVISEKPLSTKVEYAEEMIHAAKEAGKRLYYAEDWLFAPALIKALEIIEEGAIGDMVYMRARECHSGSHSPFAQTIEYCGGGCMVHLGIHPVAFALALKDNKWTELVGVTSGGGNSNLIHKGMEGEDWSASVIKFEDGTSALLESNYVTAGGMEDIIEFYGTKGRLHVDLTMSSAVTCFSIPGVSYTVEKAEITTGWSKPAVDEKFNLGYVNEIRHFMECILEDRDAKVGLRGVDGLEALKVVNLIYKSSVEGKKIQNEAL; the protein is encoded by the coding sequence ATGGACAAAAAGGTAAAGGTGCTCATAATAGGAGCTGCATTTAGTGCCGACTTACATATGGATGGCTACGATAGATGTCGGGATATAGCAGAAGTAGTAGCCATATGCGATAAGGATCTATCCAAGGCAAAAGCCCTAGCAAATCGTTATGGGCTAAAGGATTACGAGGCATATGATGACTATGAAAAAGCAATAGATCATGTGGAATGTGATGTAGTGGATATATGTCTTCCAAATTTTTTGCATCATGACGTTGCATTGAAGGCATTCTCAAAGGGATGTCATGTGATATCTGAAAAGCCTTTGTCTACAAAAGTGGAGTATGCAGAAGAAATGATTCATGCAGCTAAAGAGGCTGGTAAGAGATTGTACTATGCAGAGGATTGGTTATTTGCTCCAGCCCTTATAAAAGCGCTAGAAATTATAGAAGAAGGTGCTATTGGCGATATGGTCTATATGCGCGCTAGAGAATGTCATAGCGGCTCCCATTCTCCCTTTGCTCAAACTATAGAATACTGTGGCGGTGGCTGCATGGTGCACCTTGGTATTCATCCGGTGGCATTTGCATTGGCGCTTAAGGATAACAAATGGACAGAGCTTGTTGGTGTAACATCGGGAGGTGGAAATTCGAATCTTATCCATAAGGGTATGGAGGGCGAGGATTGGAGTGCTAGTGTTATAAAATTTGAAGATGGTACATCTGCACTTTTAGAGTCCAACTACGTAACTGCAGGTGGTATGGAAGATATTATTGAGTTTTATGGTACTAAAGGTAGATTGCATGTCGACCTTACCATGTCATCTGCTGTAACCTGTTTTTCCATACCTGGAGTTAGTTACACCGTAGAAAAGGCTGAAATAACTACTGGATGGTCAAAACCGGCTGTAGATGAGAAATTTAATCTTGGCTATGTAAACGAGATAAGACATTTTATGGAATGTATACTAGAGGATCGAGACGCAAAGGTAGGTTTAAGGGGAGTAGACGGACTAGAGGCTCTAAAGGTAGTAAATCTTATATATAAATCTTCTGTCGAAGGCAAAAAGATTCAAAATGAAGCCCTATAA
- a CDS encoding TetR/AcrR family transcriptional regulator — MASGRQRDSQKTKADILKAAELEFAEKGIYGARIDEIASKANINKRMIYEYFGNKEELYRTVLVEAYKRLGDRETILLSEDMDCIEAIRRVIKLEFEYLSDNPTYVKLILWENLNYGSYIKDIDFTDIKSPTFIMLKKVMQTGKEQGILKEEVDEDQLILSILTFTFSYFSNRYTLSKLLSTRLDDGASLQKRMEHVTDMVLAYICK; from the coding sequence ATGGCATCAGGTAGACAAAGGGATTCTCAAAAAACCAAAGCAGATATACTAAAGGCAGCAGAATTGGAATTTGCGGAAAAGGGTATATATGGAGCAAGAATAGATGAAATTGCCAGTAAGGCTAATATAAATAAGCGTATGATATATGAGTACTTTGGCAACAAAGAAGAGTTGTACAGGACAGTGCTTGTAGAGGCTTATAAACGCTTGGGAGATAGGGAGACTATTCTTTTATCTGAAGATATGGACTGTATAGAGGCAATAAGGCGTGTAATAAAGCTAGAATTTGAATATCTTAGTGATAACCCCACATATGTTAAATTAATATTATGGGAAAACTTAAACTATGGGTCCTACATAAAAGATATAGATTTTACCGATATAAAAAGTCCTACTTTTATAATGCTCAAAAAGGTAATGCAGACTGGCAAGGAGCAAGGAATATTAAAGGAAGAGGTAGATGAGGATCAACTTATTCTATCAATATTGACATTTACTTTTTCATATTTTTCTAATAGATATACATTATCAAAGCTTTTATCAACAAGACTAGACGATGGGGCAAGCTTACAAAAGCGTATGGAGCATGTCACCGATATGGTTTTAGCCTATATTTGCAAGTAA
- a CDS encoding glucosamine-6-phosphate deaminase: MGRGAANDAACVIKKLLNEKDDVNIIFAAAPSQNEFLEALMLDNDIEWGRINAFHMDEYIGLPADAPQGFGNFLKERIFDRVPFKSITYLNGNATDIEEECIRYTKLLKDNPVDIVCMGIGENGHIAFNDPHVAFFNDDKWVKVVDLDLKCRNQQVHDGCFANLDAVPTHALTLTIPALLSAEHIFCVVPAITKAEAVKNTVNGPITEQCPASILRNHENAVLYVDKDSGKYIL, from the coding sequence ATGGGCAGAGGAGCCGCAAATGATGCTGCTTGTGTAATAAAAAAGCTATTAAATGAAAAGGATGATGTAAATATAATATTTGCAGCAGCACCTTCCCAGAATGAATTTCTAGAAGCTTTGATGTTGGATAATGATATAGAATGGGGTAGGATAAATGCATTTCATATGGATGAATACATTGGACTTCCTGCTGATGCACCTCAAGGATTTGGAAACTTCTTAAAAGAGAGAATATTTGATAGGGTACCATTTAAATCTATAACTTATTTAAACGGTAATGCGACTGATATTGAGGAAGAGTGCATCCGGTATACAAAACTATTAAAGGATAATCCTGTGGATATAGTTTGTATGGGAATAGGGGAAAATGGACATATTGCCTTCAATGACCCCCATGTAGCATTCTTCAATGACGATAAATGGGTTAAAGTAGTAGATCTTGATTTGAAATGTAGAAATCAGCAGGTGCATGATGGTTGTTTTGCCAATTTGGATGCAGTGCCTACCCATGCCTTGACCCTTACCATACCGGCACTTTTGTCAGCAGAACATATCTTTTGTGTAGTGCCTGCGATAACCAAGGCTGAAGCTGTAAAAAATACGGTAAATGGACCTATAACAGAGCAATGTCCTGCTTCTATATTACGGAATCATGAAAATGCAGTATTATATGTAGATAAGGATAGTGGAAAATATATTCTTTAA
- a CDS encoding redox-sensing transcriptional repressor Rex — protein MAKEKKVSEAVIRRLPKYYRYLGEMRAIGTERISSGELSKKMGLTASQIRQDFNCFGGFGQQGYGYNVDELYFEIKKILGLHEQYNVIIVGAGNLGQALANYSGFEKEGFHIKALFDINPRLVGISIRGIQVMDIDDMQKFIEKSDIQVAFICTPKKKAQQIADNLAKCGIKAIWNFAPIDVVTPKGTVVENVHLSDSLFTLSYRMNSEIDE, from the coding sequence ATGGCAAAGGAGAAAAAAGTATCAGAAGCTGTAATACGCAGATTGCCAAAATATTATAGATATTTAGGGGAAATGAGAGCGATTGGAACAGAGCGAATTTCATCTGGCGAACTTAGTAAGAAGATGGGCCTTACTGCTTCTCAGATAAGGCAGGATTTTAACTGTTTTGGTGGTTTCGGGCAACAGGGATATGGTTATAATGTAGATGAGTTATATTTTGAAATAAAAAAGATATTGGGGCTGCATGAACAATATAATGTAATAATAGTGGGGGCAGGGAATCTTGGTCAGGCTCTTGCAAATTATAGTGGCTTTGAAAAGGAAGGTTTTCATATAAAGGCGTTATTTGACATAAATCCGAGGCTCGTAGGTATAAGTATAAGGGGTATACAGGTAATGGATATAGATGATATGCAAAAATTTATAGAAAAATCGGATATACAGGTAGCTTTTATCTGCACGCCAAAGAAGAAAGCCCAGCAAATAGCCGACAATTTAGCAAAGTGTGGTATAAAGGCCATATGGAACTTTGCTCCAATAGATGTAGTTACACCTAAGGGTACGGTGGTTGAGAATGTACATTTGAGTGACAGTCTATTTACTCTATCGTATCGTATGAATAGTGAAATTGATGAATAG
- the nagA gene encoding N-acetylglucosamine-6-phosphate deacetylase, protein MKIFTNGNIIMEDRVLKGYNVAIDGSKIVDIYKDKVKSYSGEVIDVKGNFISPGFIDIHVHGGGEGDFLDGDVQEIKDILNIHTFHGTTGIYPTTLACEDEEVYSALEIINSFMNRSEAGAEVLGVHLEGPYLAMTQRGAQDPKYIKYPVPDEYMSMFESNDIIKRVTYAPELPYGMAFTDYLVSKGILPSIGHSDAEYKEVLEAYNHGATHVTHLYSGMQGVHRVSAYRKLGVVESSYLIDGMTVEIIADGKHLPIELLQLIYKIKGADKIALITDAMRAAGRLEGESILGSKKKGQRVILKDGVAFMPDFEAFAGSIATMDRLIRNMYNKVDVEIYNAVKMASLTPARIMGCDDRKGSIEIGKDADIVIFNTDIDILYVMTRGETFLNKLPL, encoded by the coding sequence ATGAAAATATTTACAAATGGCAATATAATTATGGAGGATAGGGTTTTAAAAGGATATAATGTTGCCATTGATGGTAGTAAAATAGTAGATATATATAAGGATAAGGTAAAGTCCTATTCCGGAGAAGTGATAGATGTAAAAGGCAATTTTATATCCCCAGGCTTTATAGATATACATGTCCATGGCGGGGGTGAAGGGGATTTTTTGGATGGAGATGTGCAAGAAATAAAGGATATATTAAATATCCACACGTTTCACGGTACTACCGGTATATATCCAACTACCTTGGCTTGTGAGGACGAAGAGGTATATTCTGCCTTAGAAATCATAAATAGTTTTATGAACCGAAGTGAGGCGGGAGCCGAGGTGTTAGGTGTACATCTAGAAGGACCCTATCTTGCCATGACTCAGAGGGGTGCACAGGATCCTAAATATATAAAATATCCTGTACCTGATGAGTACATGAGTATGTTTGAATCTAACGATATAATAAAGAGGGTTACCTATGCACCGGAGTTGCCTTATGGGATGGCATTTACTGATTATTTAGTTTCAAAGGGTATACTACCATCCATTGGGCATTCAGATGCAGAATATAAAGAAGTGCTGGAAGCTTATAACCATGGCGCTACGCATGTAACACATCTATATTCGGGCATGCAGGGTGTCCACAGGGTAAGTGCATACAGAAAGCTTGGTGTAGTAGAGAGTTCCTATCTAATAGATGGTATGACGGTAGAGATAATAGCCGATGGTAAACATCTGCCAATAGAGCTTTTACAGCTTATATATAAGATAAAGGGTGCGGATAAAATAGCATTAATAACGGATGCCATGCGGGCAGCCGGTAGGCTAGAAGGGGAATCCATACTTGGCAGCAAAAAGAAGGGACAAAGGGTTATATTAAAGGATGGGGTCGCCTTTATGCCCGATTTTGAGGCGTTTGCCGGTAGTATTGCTACCATGGATCGCTTAATAAGAAATATGTATAATAAGGTGGATGTGGAGATATATAATGCGGTAAAGATGGCGTCATTGACTCCCGCCCGTATCATGGGATGTGATGATCGAAAGGGCAGTATAGAAATTGGCAAAGACGCTGATATAGTTATTTTTAACACTGATATAGACATATTATATGTAATGACCAGAGGTGAGACATTTTTGAATAAACTACCCCTCTGA
- a CDS encoding SGNH/GDSL hydrolase family protein translates to MLIGDNSLVLFQGDSVTDAGRTAVNEENLGMGYPFFISGLFSALYPEKHVKFINRGVSGDRTINLKNRWQEDTIDLKPDVLSILIGINDCWRRYDSNDPTSVEKFEENYRYILDETKEKTDAKIIMCEPFVLPSLPDRKEWRVDLDPKIHIVRDLAREYGAILVPLDGVFAQAASLRKPEFWTPDGVHPSPAGHALIARVWLDAVGAKL, encoded by the coding sequence ATGTTAATAGGGGATAATTCTTTAGTATTATTTCAAGGGGATAGTGTAACTGATGCAGGACGTACGGCTGTAAATGAAGAAAATTTAGGTATGGGGTATCCATTCTTTATTTCAGGATTATTTTCTGCATTATATCCAGAAAAACATGTGAAATTTATAAATAGGGGTGTAAGCGGAGATAGAACCATCAATTTAAAAAACAGATGGCAGGAAGATACCATAGATTTAAAACCCGATGTTTTATCCATACTCATAGGCATAAACGATTGCTGGAGGAGATATGACAGTAATGATCCCACATCTGTAGAAAAGTTTGAGGAAAATTATCGATATATACTCGATGAAACAAAGGAAAAAACAGATGCTAAAATTATAATGTGTGAACCATTTGTATTGCCGTCATTGCCTGACAGAAAGGAATGGCGAGTGGATTTGGATCCTAAGATACATATAGTAAGGGATCTTGCTAGGGAATATGGGGCTATTCTAGTTCCACTAGATGGTGTTTTTGCCCAGGCTGCTTCTCTAAGGAAACCGGAGTTTTGGACCCCTGATGGTGTTCATCCTTCACCTGCAGGACATGCCCTTATAGCTAGAGTATGGTTAGATGCAGTGGGAGCAAAACTATAA